A DNA window from Ictalurus furcatus strain D&B chromosome 22, Billie_1.0, whole genome shotgun sequence contains the following coding sequences:
- the scarb2a gene encoding lysosome membrane protein 2a: MRRSCAIYATGIVCAHMLIVGIALMVAQVFQTMIQERIKKEITLGENSRVLGGWINPPPPVYMQYFFFNVTNPEEFLAGTAKPHVTQMGPYTYREYRPRENVTFLENGTKVFATNPKSFVFLPEMSVGDPEVDLLTTPNIPFIAVMNEMQSYSFVIRPLVSIYIKSLGVEMFMTRTVHEFLWGFKDPLMAKLHALKPEVDEYFGLMYKKNGTHEGEFVFHTGEKNYMDYGKIDTWNGIRKMTWWSSEQSNMINGTDGSVFHTFLSRDELLYIFAADLCRSIHLGYVHDTEVKGIPAFRFAPPPDVLAAPDENPSNAGFCVPANQCLSKGVLKVSVCREGAPIVVSFPHFYQADEKYIDAIDGMSPNKEEHETYLDLNPTTGVPIRACKRAQLNVIMKRVPGFPQTRLLNETIFPIMYVNETATIDDASASQMKTLLLIITIVSNFPVIIVGMGAILLLIFIFLVCRNRQRKNEVKRIDFTEAFHSFATSKDDTAYTPVSNKSDESPESHSNQPLKNGSYIAMSPVEAQKC, encoded by the exons ATGAGAAGATCTTGTGCCATTTACGCCACCGGGATTGTGTGCGCTCATATGCTCATAGTGGGAATCGCCCTGATGGTGGCTCAAGTCTTCCAAACAATGATTCAGGAGAGGATAAAAAAG GAGATCACCCTGGGTGAAAACAGTCGAGTACTGGGTGGCTGGATAAACCCTCCACCCCCAGTTTACATGCAGTATTTCTTCTTCAATGTAACTAACCCTGAAGAGTTCTTGGCTGGCACGGCAAAGCCTCATGTCACACAAATGGGACCTTATACATACAG GGAATACAGGCCCAGAGAGAACGTGACATTCTTGGAAAATGGCACCAAGGTCTTTGCCACGAATCCCAAGAGTTTCGTGTTTCTTCCGGAAATGTCTGTCGGAGACCCTGAGGTGGACCTCTTGACCACTCCCAACATCCCATTCATA GCCGTCATGAATGAAATGCAGTCCTATTCTTTTGTCATCCGCCCGTTGGTTTCTATATACATAAAATCTCTGGGTGTTGAAATGTTCATGACGCGCACCGTGCACGAGTTTCTGTGGGGTTTCAAGGATCCACTGATGGCTAAACTTCATGCCTTGAAGCCTGAGGTGGATGAATACTTTGGCCTCATGTACAAG aaaaatgGAACCCATGAAGGTGAATTTGTCTTCCATACTGGAGAGAAAAACTACATGGACTACGGCAAGATCGACACCTGGAACGGAATAAG AAAGATGACCTGGTGGTCATCGGAGCAGAGCAACATGATTAACGGCACAGATGGCAGCGTGTTCCACACCTTCCTGTCCAGAGACGAGCTGCTCTACATCTTTGCTGCGGATCTCTGCAG GTCGATCCATCTGGGATATGTGCATGATACCGAGGTGAAGGGGATTCCAGCATTCCGCTTCGCTCCTCCCCCCGATGTCCTAGCTGCTCCGGATGAGAATCCCTCCAACGCTGGCTTCTGCGTGCCTGCTAATCAATGCCTGAGTAAAGGAGTGCTTAAAGTCAGCGTGTGTCGTGAAG GAGCACCTATAGTTGTTTCATTCCCACATTTCTACCAAGCTGATGAGAAGTACATTGATGCCATTGACGGGATGAGCCCAAACAAGGAAGAGCACGAAACATACCTTGACCTTAACCCG ACGACTGGGGTCCCTATTCGTGCCTGTAAGAGAGCCCAGCTCAATGTTATCATGAAGAGGGTACCTGGCTTCCC TCAGACACGTCTCCTGAACGAAACCATCTTCCCTATTATGTATGTCAATGAG ACGGCAACCATCGATGATGCCTCTGCCTCCCAAATGAAAACTCTGCTGCTGATCATAACAATAGTGTCTAACTTCCCTGTCATCATTGTGGGCATGGGTGCCATTTTACTGCTCATCTTCATTTTCTTGGTGTGCAGGAACCGTCAAAGAAAG AATGAAGTAAAACGTATTGATTTTACCGAAGCTTTTCATTCTTTTGCT ACGTCGAAAGACGATACGGCCTACACTCCGGTCAGCAACAAATCGGACGAGTCTCCTGAATCCCACAGCAACCAGCCTCTGAAGAACGGCTCCTACATCGCCATGTCACCAGTGGAAGCTCAGAAGTGTTGA
- the ppef2a gene encoding LOW QUALITY PROTEIN: serine/threonine-protein phosphatase with EF-hands 2 (The sequence of the model RefSeq protein was modified relative to this genomic sequence to represent the inferred CDS: substituted 1 base at 1 genomic stop codon), with protein MGCGVAKGSEFHKAHDKAIRAAVLIQRWYRQYVSRMEMKRRYTWNIFQSIEYTGQQEQIKLYNFLGYLMDNFTPSSNERKLISHIFRENEICQDAAWERYFRYTNIDVPEVYSGPRLTFPLDANQAADLIEAFRNKQXQLHSRYVLQLLLETWKLLRVLPNINRISTCHSKEITICGDLHGQLEDLLLIFYKNGMPSLEKPYVFNGDFVDRGKDSVEILLILFAFLLVYPGEVHLNRGNHEDHIINLRYGFTKEVLGKYKIHGKRILKLLQKIFSWLPLATVIDQKVLIVHGGISDSTDLALLARVDRHRVSPKNKKTQTDQHLLEDFSATMTRTMEEELKIQQRQTSLAQPGSSMPYRHFNMSISSESAKGSTNTPNNITNEWKEVLSAAFDTYIVMDRFGKKFLSNLDLTKHLPMFVHYYQILDLLWSDPMSKDGCIPNEVRGGGCYWGPNVTEDFLNKHNLQLIIRSHECKQDGYEFCHNRKVLTIFSASNYYEVGSNRGALVRLGPDLVPYFIQYQTNSKTREMSFGQSIRRTEHSALKVLREQLFAHKSDLISAFQDYDKKNTGLISLNDWSSAVGQVLHLELPWRMLRSQLLTSTTNDMLDYHNWFRNLSIKEPSCEYIEQTLLETLYRHRSTLETIFRIVDTDNSGLISFENFCQTWKLLSAYLKMEISSEAINELVVSIDMNKDGCIDIDEFMESFRLVDKNIRRPEEQDLLQDKKQTTEEKGTLLTPQ; from the exons ATGGGCTGTGGGGTCGCAAAAGGAAGTGAATTCCATAAAGCACACGATAAAG CAATCAGAGCTGCAGTTTTGATCCAGCGCTGGTATCGTCAGTATGTTTCCCGCATGGAGATGAAGCGCAGATACACCTGGAACATCTTCCAGTCCATAGAATACACTGGGCAACAGGAACAAATCAAA TTGTATAATTTTCTTGGTTACCTCATGGACAACTTCACACCCTCTAGCAATGAAC GAAAGTTGATCTCCCACATCTTCAGAGAAAATGAAATCTGTCAGGATGCGGCTTGGGAGAGATACTTCAGATACACCAATATCGACGTTCCAGAAGTCTATTCAGGCCCAAGGCTAACCTTCCCGCTAGACGCAAATCAAGCTGCCGATCTCATCGAGGCTTTTAGAAACAAACAA TAGCAGCTCCACTCTCGGTATGTTCTCCAACTTCTTCTTGAAACCTGGAAGCTGCTCAGAGTTCTGCCAAATATCAACCGAATCTCTACCTGCCATAGCAAAGAAATCACAATATGTG GGGACTTACATGGACAGTTAGAAGACTTACTTCTAATATTTTACAAA AATGGGATGCCGTCGCTGGAGAAGCCTTATGTTTTCAATGGCGACTTTGTGGACCGAGGCAAGGACTCAGTTGAAATTCTGCTTATTTTATTTGCCTTCTTGTTGGTCTATCCTGGAGAGGTTCACCTTAATCGAGGAAATCATGAGGATCACATAATAAACCTGAG gtaTGGGTTCACCAAGGAAGTCTTGGGCAAATACAAG ATACATGGTAAACGAATTCTAAAGCTGCTGCAGAAGATATTCAGCTGGTTGCCCCTGGCAACagtgattgatcagaaggtgctGATCGTCCATGGGGGGATCTCAGACAGTACAGACCTGGCACTGCTGGCCCGAGTGGACAGACACAGAGTgagtccaaaaaacaaaaagacacaaacAGATCAGCATCTACTTGAG GATTTCTCAGCTACCATGACCCGGACCATGGAGGAAGAGCTCAAGATTCAACAAAGACAGACCAGCTTAGCCCAGCCTGGCAGCAGCATGCCCTATAGACACTTTAACATGTCCATATCATCTGAATCAGCCAAAGGATCCACCAACACCCCTAACAACATTACCAATGAGTGGAAAGAG GTTTTGAGTGCAGCATTTGACACTTATATAGTAATGGACAGGTTTGGAAAGAAGTTTTTGTCTAACTTAGATCTTACCAAGCATTTACCAATGT tTGTGCATTATTATCAGATCCTGGACTTGCTTTGGAGTGACCCCATGTCTAAAGATGGCTGCATCCCAAATGAAGTTCGTGGTGGGGGTTGTTACTGGGGCCCCAACGTGACTGAGgactttttaaacaaacacaacctGCAGCTCATCATCCGCTCCCACGAATGCAAGCAAGATGGATATGAGTTCTGCCACAACCGCAAG GTCCTCACAATTTTTTCTGCCTCTAACTACTATGAGGTGGGCAGTAATAGGGGAGCTCTGGTCAGGTTAGGTCCAGATCTAGTGCCTTACTTTATCCAGTACCAGACCAACAGTAAGACCCGAGAGATGAGCTTTGGACAAAG TATCAGACGAACAGAGCACTCTGCTCTTAAAGTTCTGAGAGAGCAACTGTTTGCACACAAGTCAGATCTCATCAGTGCCTTTCAGGATTATGATAAGAAGAACACAG GTCTCATCTCTCTGAATGACTGGAGTAGTGCTGTAGGACAGGTGCTACACCTGGAATTGCCCTGGAGAATGCTGCGCTCTCAGCTCCTCACCAGCACCACCAACGACATGTTGGATTACCACAACTGGTTCCGTAATCTCTCTATAAAGGAACCGAGCTGCGAG TACATTGAGCAGACGCTGCTGGAGACTCTTTACAGGCACCGCTCCACTCTGGAGACCATCTTCAGAATAGTGGACACAGACAACTCGG GCCTCATCTCTTTTGAAAACTTCTGTCAGACGTGGAAGCTGCTAAGTGCCTATCTGAAAATGGAGATTTCCAGCGAAGCCATCAATGAACTGGTGGTCAGCATAGACATGAACAAAGATGGCTGCATAGACATTGATGAATTCATGGAGTCTTTTCGTTTAGTAGACAAGAACATACGCAGACCAGAGGAACAGGACCTACTTCAGGATAAAAAACAGACCACAGAAGAAAAAGGCACACTTCTTACACCACAATAG